The following are encoded together in the Lactuca sativa cultivar Salinas chromosome 1, Lsat_Salinas_v11, whole genome shotgun sequence genome:
- the LOC111914922 gene encoding histone H2B.9: protein MAPTKAEKKPAEKKPSTADKKPAKAEKKLPKEGVSSGGVDKKKKKIKKSSETYKIYLFKVLKQVHPDIGISGKAMGIMNSFINDIFEKLAQESSRLARYNKKPTITSREIQTAVRLVLPGELAKHAVSEGTKAVTKFTSS, encoded by the coding sequence ATGGCACCGACCAAGGCTGAGAAGAAACCAGCAGAGAAGAAGCCATCGACTGCAGACAAAAAGCCAGCGAAGGCCGAGAAGAAGCTTCCCAAAGAAGGCGTATCCAGCGGCGGCGTagataagaaaaagaagaagatcaaGAAGAGCAGCGAGACTTACAAGATCTATCTCTTCAAGGTTTTGAAGCAAGTTCATCCTGATATTGGAATTTCAGGCAAAGCGATGGGAATTATGAACAGTTTCATCAACGATATATTTGAAAAGCTCGCTCAGGAATCATCTCGTCTCGCTCGATACAACAAGAAGCCAACGATCACTTCACGCGAGATCCAGACGGCGGTTAGACTTGTGTTGCCCGGAGAATTGGCGAAACACGCCGTCtctgaaggcaccaaggccgttaCCAAATTTACCAGTTCTTAG